In Fibrobacter sp. UWB15, the following proteins share a genomic window:
- a CDS encoding thioredoxin domain-containing protein, with amino-acid sequence MKRLPIVALAVCFAGLVACNQASAGGSFNQQARLDNLEKDFKQVKEEFEIIKYALDKRGISLEQARAEMEADNKVWDIPDEDSPVFGNTKNPKLTIVEFTEFQCPYCSRIAPVMKELNEKYPDKIKFVYKHFPLSFHSNARSAAASSIAAHKQGKFWEYRYALAPHSRELGDSIYVEVAKQVGLNVEQFKKDMVLDSAMNARIDKDFQLGTEVGVQGTPNFYINGKRQDRFSPELVEKLLKEAK; translated from the coding sequence ATGAAACGTCTCCCCATTGTTGCTCTCGCAGTATGTTTCGCTGGTCTCGTTGCCTGCAATCAGGCTTCCGCTGGCGGTTCGTTCAACCAGCAGGCCAGGCTTGATAACCTTGAAAAGGATTTCAAGCAGGTCAAGGAAGAATTCGAAATCATCAAGTACGCTCTCGACAAGCGTGGCATCTCCCTGGAACAGGCCCGCGCCGAAATGGAAGCGGACAACAAGGTCTGGGACATTCCCGACGAAGACAGCCCGGTCTTTGGCAACACCAAGAACCCGAAGCTCACGATTGTTGAATTTACCGAATTCCAGTGCCCGTACTGCTCCCGCATCGCTCCGGTCATGAAGGAACTCAACGAAAAGTATCCGGACAAGATCAAGTTCGTGTACAAGCACTTCCCGCTCAGCTTCCACTCCAACGCCCGCTCTGCAGCAGCCTCTTCTATCGCAGCACACAAGCAGGGCAAGTTCTGGGAATACCGCTACGCGCTCGCTCCGCATAGCCGCGAACTCGGTGATTCCATCTATGTCGAAGTGGCCAAGCAGGTCGGCTTGAACGTTGAACAGTTCAAGAAGGACATGGTTCTCGATTCTGCCATGAATGCCCGTATCGACAAGGACTTCCAGCTCGGTACCGAAGTCGGCGTGCAGGGTACTCCGAACTTCTACATCAACGGCAAGCGTCAGGACCGTTTCAGCCCGGAACTGGTTGAAAAGCTCCTCAAGGAAGCCAAGTAA
- a CDS encoding dUTP diphosphatase: protein MASQTIKIQYLDDSIQRLTYVGGKSDWIDLAAAETVTLKAGEFRLIHLGVAMKLPEGYEAHIAPRSSTFKNFGILQANSVGVVDSSYCGANDWWKMPVYATRDVTIEKGSRIAQFRIMEQQPTLTFEEGPLDGADRGGFGSTGI, encoded by the coding sequence ATGGCATCACAGACGATTAAGATTCAGTACCTCGACGATTCTATTCAGCGCCTCACGTATGTGGGCGGCAAGTCCGACTGGATTGACCTCGCGGCGGCGGAGACCGTGACGCTCAAGGCGGGGGAGTTCAGGCTCATTCATTTGGGCGTTGCGATGAAGTTGCCCGAGGGTTACGAGGCGCATATCGCCCCGCGTAGTTCCACATTCAAGAATTTCGGCATCTTGCAGGCGAATTCTGTTGGTGTGGTAGATTCTAGCTACTGTGGTGCAAATGATTGGTGGAAAATGCCCGTGTACGCCACCCGCGACGTGACCATCGAGAAGGGTAGCCGCATCGCGCAGTTCCGCATCATGGAGCAGCAGCCCACGCTTACTTTCGAGGAAGGCCCGCTGGACGGCGCAGACCGCGGCGGTTTCGGCAGCACGGGAATCTAG
- a CDS encoding zinc ribbon domain-containing protein, whose translation MQTYEILKNIREKHNLTQDQMAERIHVTRQAVSRWETGETQPNTEMLKVLSKEFNVSINTLLGAPRQLFCQCCGMPLGDDAMISRELDGNFNEDYCKWCYADGKFAYTDKNTLLDFLLSHMPNPENTPDAERRKFFDSHLSQLKHWAG comes from the coding sequence ATGCAGACCTACGAAATTCTCAAGAACATCCGCGAAAAGCACAATCTCACCCAAGACCAAATGGCCGAACGCATTCACGTGACCAGGCAGGCCGTAAGCCGCTGGGAAACCGGCGAGACGCAGCCGAACACGGAAATGCTCAAGGTATTGTCAAAGGAATTCAATGTTTCCATCAATACGCTGCTCGGTGCCCCGCGACAACTTTTTTGCCAGTGCTGCGGCATGCCCCTCGGTGACGATGCGATGATTAGCCGCGAACTCGACGGCAACTTCAACGAGGATTACTGCAAGTGGTGCTATGCCGACGGCAAGTTCGCCTACACCGACAAGAATACGCTGCTGGACTTTTTGCTTTCGCACATGCCTAATCCGGAAAATACGCCAGATGCGGAAAGGCGCAAGTTCTTCGATTCGCACCTCTCGCAATTAAAGCATTGGGCAGGCTAA
- a CDS encoding RNA methyltransferase codes for MRKFRVALVEPEHPHNVGFVARAMHCYALDELYIVYPKRDKVIENSYHTAPNSHEVLDKATIVHKFEDAIGDCACAVAFSRRIYGSAIKHTMMPGLSELLPENGTIALVFGRESCGLETEEVNACTYQCEIPVPGLMSLNLAQAVTVGLYELCRSGALANGEGRAKRGSKGACETAPATIDQIDSFKKFLDRYLTGQYHDQSWRDNFLNTLLQRLHPTRNELSALFGLIRNLAKKPARLEQAADKAAKKLQKDLE; via the coding sequence ATGCGTAAATTCAGAGTTGCACTTGTTGAACCGGAACATCCGCACAACGTGGGCTTTGTGGCCCGCGCCATGCACTGCTACGCCCTCGATGAACTTTATATTGTTTATCCGAAGCGTGACAAGGTGATTGAAAATTCTTACCACACGGCACCGAACAGCCACGAGGTTCTGGACAAGGCGACTATCGTGCACAAGTTCGAAGATGCCATCGGTGATTGCGCCTGTGCCGTCGCGTTTAGCCGTCGCATTTACGGGTCTGCGATCAAGCACACGATGATGCCTGGGCTTTCGGAATTGTTGCCCGAGAACGGAACGATTGCGCTGGTGTTTGGCCGCGAATCTTGCGGCCTCGAAACCGAAGAAGTGAACGCCTGCACCTACCAGTGCGAAATTCCAGTGCCGGGGCTCATGAGCCTCAACTTGGCGCAGGCGGTGACGGTGGGACTTTACGAACTTTGCCGCAGCGGTGCGCTCGCGAACGGCGAAGGTCGTGCAAAGCGCGGAAGCAAGGGTGCCTGCGAAACGGCTCCGGCGACCATCGACCAAATTGATAGCTTCAAGAAGTTCTTGGACCGCTATTTGACGGGCCAGTATCACGACCAGTCGTGGCGCGACAACTTCCTCAATACGCTCTTGCAGCGCCTGCACCCCACGCGCAACGAACTTTCCGCTTTGTTTGGCCTCATCCGCAATCTTGCGAAAAAGCCTGCCCGTCTGGAACAGGCCGCCGACAAGGCCGCTAAGAAACTACAAAAAGACCTAGAGTAG
- a CDS encoding sugar phosphate nucleotidyltransferase yields the protein MENSLVNNDSLNVLILAAGLGTRLRPLTNDVPKPLVPVVDASILDLQARKARAIGNVRLHANAHYLAEQVVSAGGTLGFEKVWVELPDILGTAGPLKRIYNEGYRGGLLIMNGDAYCDFDLKAFVENAQALAAQPNGPQVALLAVDFPKVNTFRVGVDGRLAGVVGRFGATEGAPATFSGVSWYSDEALSRIRDGEFDIREFWKQEIAAGRAPFIDMTQLHATWIDMGSPEGLMAAVEARLKELGRDANEAVVEPGVELPAGVKIRHSVIYVGAEIAEGETIENEIRGKGFKWNVPPTPVY from the coding sequence ATGGAAAATTCCCTTGTGAATAACGATTCCCTGAATGTTTTGATTCTGGCGGCAGGCCTTGGAACCCGTCTGCGTCCGCTCACGAACGACGTGCCGAAGCCCCTTGTTCCCGTGGTTGATGCCTCGATTCTCGACTTGCAGGCCCGTAAGGCGCGTGCTATCGGAAACGTTCGTTTGCACGCAAATGCCCATTACCTGGCCGAACAGGTCGTTTCGGCGGGTGGAACTTTAGGTTTCGAAAAAGTCTGGGTGGAGCTGCCTGACATTTTGGGGACGGCAGGGCCGCTCAAGCGTATTTATAATGAGGGCTACCGCGGTGGGCTCTTGATTATGAATGGCGACGCCTATTGCGATTTTGACTTGAAGGCTTTTGTTGAAAATGCGCAGGCGTTGGCCGCTCAGCCGAATGGGCCGCAGGTGGCATTGCTCGCGGTGGATTTTCCGAAGGTGAATACTTTCCGCGTCGGTGTAGACGGACGCTTGGCCGGCGTGGTCGGCCGTTTCGGCGCTACAGAAGGTGCGCCCGCGACGTTCTCTGGCGTTTCTTGGTATAGCGACGAGGCTCTTTCGCGAATCCGCGACGGTGAATTCGATATCCGCGAATTCTGGAAGCAAGAAATTGCGGCGGGGCGTGCACCTTTTATTGATATGACGCAGTTGCATGCGACTTGGATTGACATGGGCTCGCCCGAAGGTCTCATGGCTGCGGTGGAAGCTCGCCTCAAGGAACTAGGCCGCGACGCGAACGAAGCTGTCGTTGAACCGGGCGTCGAACTGCCCGCAGGTGTGAAAATCCGTCATTCCGTCATTTATGTCGGCGCGGAAATCGCCGAAGGCGAAACAATCGAAAACGAAATCCGTGGCAAGGGTTTCAAGTGGAACGTCCCTCCAACCCCTGTTTACTAA